The genome window GGCGATGTTGTTGATGAGTTCCATCATGTTCACGGTCTTGCCCACACCGGCGCCGCCGAACAGGCCGACCTTGCCGCCCTTGGCAAACGGGCACACCAAGTCAATAACCTTGATGCCGGTTTCCAGCAGTTCCACCGACGGCGACAGTTCGTCGAAGCGGGGAGCGCTTTGGTGGATGCCACGCTTTTCTTCGTGTTGGATCGGGCCGGCTTCGTCGATGGGACGACCCAGCACGTCCATGATGCGGCCCAGCGTGCCGGTGCCGACCGGCACCGAGATCGGGGCGCCCGTGCCATTCACCTTCATGCCGCGGCGCAGACCGTCGCTGGAGCCCAGCGCAATGGTACGCACCACGCCGTCGCCCAACTGTTGCTGCACTTCCAGCGTCAGACCCTTTTCGGCGAACGAGGAGGCCTCGTCGTCAGCCAGAGTAAGCGCTTCATAGATCTTGGGCATGTGATCGCGGGGGAACTGAATATCCACCACGGCGCCGATGCACTGAACGATGGTTCCGTTGCTCATGTCGATTCCTTGCTTGATAGCTTTAGACGGGAGCTGCCTGCCTTAAACGGCGGCAGCGCCCCCTACGATTTCCGAAATTTCTTTAGTGATCGCGGCCTGACGGGTCTTGTTGTAGACCAGTTGCAGCTCTCCGATGACCTTCTTGGCGTTGTCCGACGCCGCCTTCATGGCGACCATCCGGGCCGACTGCTCCGAAGCCATGTTCTCGGCCACGGCTTGATACAGCAGACCTTCAACGTAACGCTGCAGCAGGTCGTCGATCACGCTACGGGCGTCGGGTTCGTAGATGTAATCCCAGCTGTAGTCCGACTTCACTTCCGACGTCTTGGCCAGGCTATCAGCACCCGTTTGGTACGGATCTTCCAAACCACTGGCCAACGGCAGCAGACGCAGGAACAACGGCTCCTGCTTCATCGTGTTGACGAAGCGGGTCGAAGCCACGTACAGCGCGTCGATACGGCCATCCAGGTAGGCGTCCAGCTGCACCTTGATCGCGCCCAGCAGGCGGTCGAGTTGCGGCTTGTCGCCCAGTTGCACTTCCTGGGAAACCAGATTGGCGCCGATACGGGTCAGTACACCCACGCCCTTATTGCCGAAAGCGGTCGCTTGCACGGCAACGCCGTTTTTCTCGAACTCTTTCAGCTTGCCCAACGTCACGCGAGTGATGTTGGTGTTCAAGCCGCCGCACAAACCCTTGTCAGTCGTCACCATCACCACGCCGACCGCTTTGATTTCGCGTTCGACCAGGTACGGGTGGCTGTACTCGGGGTTGGCCTGCATCAGGTGCGCAGCAATCTCGCGCACCTTGGTGGCGTACGGACGACCAGCACGCATCCGTTCCTGCGCCTTGCGCATTTTGGATGCGGCGACCATTTCCATCGCCTTGGTGATCTTGCGCGTGTTTTGCACGCTCTTGATCTTGGTTCGGATTTCCTTAATTCCGGGCATTGCGCTTTCCTGTGAAGACTGGCCGATGGGTTCCGCTCACGCCTCAACCATCCGGTAGGGATGGGTGAGGCGTTGCAGACGCCTAACCCATCACTTTCTTAAAAAGCACCGTGCTTCTTGAATTCCTGAACGGCGGTGGCCAATTCGGCCTCGTCGTCCTTGGACAGTTCCTTGGTGTCTTCGATGCGTTGGATCATGGCCGCATGCTTGGCCTTCAACTGATCCTTCAGCGACTTCTCGAACGACAGCACTTGGGCCACGTCCACGTCATCCAGGTAGCCGTTGTTGACCGTGTACAGCGTGACGGCCAATTCCCACACTTGCAGCGGCTGGTATTGCGGCTGCTTGAGCAGTTCGACCACGCGCTTGCCGCGTTCCAGCTGGCGACGGGTTGCGTCGTCCAGGTCGGAAGCGAATTGCGCGAAGGCGGCCAATTCACGGTACTGCGCCAAGTCGGTACGGATACCGCCGGACAGCTTCTTCACGACCTTGGTCTGAGCAGCGCCACCCACACGCGACACCGAGATACCGGCGTTGATAGCGGGGCGGACACCGGCGTTGAACAGGTCGGTTTCCAGGAAGATCTGGCCGTCGGTGATCGAGATCACGTTGGTCGGAACGAAGGCGGACACGTCGCCTGCCTGGGTTTCGATGATCGGCAGTGCGGTCAGCGAACCGGTCTTGCCCTTGACGGCGCCATTGGTGAACTTTTCGACGTAGTCTTCGTTCACGCGGGCAGCGCGTTCCAGCAAGCGCGAGTGCAGGTAGAACACGTCGCCCGGGTAGGCTTCACGGCCCGGCGGACGGCGCAGCAGCAGCGACACTTGGCGATAGGCCCAAGCTTGCTTGGTCAGATCGTCATAAACGATCAGGGCGTCTTCGCCACGATCGCGGAAGTATTCGCCCATCGTGCAACCGGCGTAAGCAGCCAGGTATTGCATGGCGGCCGAGTCAGAAGCGGTAGCGGCCACGACGATGGTGTATTCCATCGCGCCGTGTTCTTCCAGCTTGCGAACCACGTTGTTGATCGTGGAAGCCTTCTGGCCGATAGCGACGTACACGCAAGTGACGCCCTTGCCCTTCTGGCTGATGATCGTGTCGACAGCGACGGCAGTCTTGCCGGTCTGGCGGTCGCCAATGATCAGTTCGCGCTGGCCGCGGCCGATCGGGACCATCGAGTCGATAGCCTTGACGCCGGTTTGCAGCGGCTGCGACACCGAGCGGCGGGCAATAACGCCAGGCGCCACTTTTTCGATGATGTCGGTAGCCTTGGCATTGATCGGGCCCTTGCCGTCGATCGGCTCGCCCAGCGTGTTGACCACGCGGCCTTTCAGTTCAGGACCAACCGGAACTTCCAGAATGCGGCCGGTCGTCTTGACCTGGTCGCCTTCGGAGATGCCGGTGTAGTCACCGAGAATAACGGCGCCGACGGAATCACGCTCAAGGTTGAGCGCCAGACCGAAAACGTTGTTGGGAAATTCGAGCATTTCGCCCTGCATCACATCGGACAAGCCGTGGATGCGGGTAATACCGTCGGTCACGGACACGACGGTGCCCTGAGTACGGACATCAGCCGAAGCGCCCAGGCCCTCGATGCGGCTCTTGAGCAGTTCGCTGATCTCGGAGGGATTGAGTTGCATATTGACTCCTGGAATCCTGTTAGTTGCCTTAAGCGGCGAGCTGATCGCGCATGCGGACCAATTGGGCTTGTACGGAAGTAT of Achromobacter seleniivolatilans contains these proteins:
- the atpG gene encoding F0F1 ATP synthase subunit gamma; translated protein: MPGIKEIRTKIKSVQNTRKITKAMEMVAASKMRKAQERMRAGRPYATKVREIAAHLMQANPEYSHPYLVEREIKAVGVVMVTTDKGLCGGLNTNITRVTLGKLKEFEKNGVAVQATAFGNKGVGVLTRIGANLVSQEVQLGDKPQLDRLLGAIKVQLDAYLDGRIDALYVASTRFVNTMKQEPLFLRLLPLASGLEDPYQTGADSLAKTSEVKSDYSWDYIYEPDARSVIDDLLQRYVEGLLYQAVAENMASEQSARMVAMKAASDNAKKVIGELQLVYNKTRQAAITKEISEIVGGAAAV
- the atpA gene encoding F0F1 ATP synthase subunit alpha; amino-acid sequence: MQLNPSEISELLKSRIEGLGASADVRTQGTVVSVTDGITRIHGLSDVMQGEMLEFPNNVFGLALNLERDSVGAVILGDYTGISEGDQVKTTGRILEVPVGPELKGRVVNTLGEPIDGKGPINAKATDIIEKVAPGVIARRSVSQPLQTGVKAIDSMVPIGRGQRELIIGDRQTGKTAVAVDTIISQKGKGVTCVYVAIGQKASTINNVVRKLEEHGAMEYTIVVAATASDSAAMQYLAAYAGCTMGEYFRDRGEDALIVYDDLTKQAWAYRQVSLLLRRPPGREAYPGDVFYLHSRLLERAARVNEDYVEKFTNGAVKGKTGSLTALPIIETQAGDVSAFVPTNVISITDGQIFLETDLFNAGVRPAINAGISVSRVGGAAQTKVVKKLSGGIRTDLAQYRELAAFAQFASDLDDATRRQLERGKRVVELLKQPQYQPLQVWELAVTLYTVNNGYLDDVDVAQVLSFEKSLKDQLKAKHAAMIQRIEDTKELSKDDEAELATAVQEFKKHGAF